From Anopheles funestus chromosome 3RL, idAnoFuneDA-416_04, whole genome shotgun sequence, a single genomic window includes:
- the LOC125771216 gene encoding chymotrypsin-elastase inhibitor ixodidin-like, whose translation MKVPCVSLLVFIFGLLAVHGVDVCRYGEQYRCGHVLCEKTCATLDSTAPCTATCTNGCYCAPGFVRTAFGSCSPRFVCRYKNGDITRE comes from the exons ATGAAGGTACCGTGTGTCAGCCTTTTGGTATTCATCTTTGGTCTGCTCGCAGTACACGGTGTCGATG TATGCCGGTACGGTGAACAGTATCGATGTGGCCACGTCCTGTGTGAGAAAACTTGTGCCACGCTCGACAGCACTGCGCCTTGCACGGCAACGTGCACCAACGGGTGCTACTGTGCGCCCGGATTCGTGCGTACCGCGTTCGGTAGCTGTTCGCCCCGGTTCGTTTGTCGGTATAAGAACGGCGATATTACCCGGGAGTAA
- the LOC125771213 gene encoding venom peptide SjAPI-2, which produces MAYVTVGRLLPVLVLISLLAPGCNVLAQVEEEQPPPEMECNRLNESYDPCGNGCGDLTCQNVRRNDVQCSRQCHEGCFCNRGFVRSRSGSCIPSYTCAAFGRR; this is translated from the exons ATGGCTTACGTTACGGTCGGACGATTGTTACCAGTTCTGGTGCTCATATCCTTGCTAGCACCAGGATGTAACGTCCTAGCCCAGGTTGAGGAAGAGCAGC ctccACCGGAAATGGAATGCAACAGGCTGAACGAAAGTTACGATCCGTGCGGTAACGGTTGTGGTGATCTGACCTGTCAGAATGTGCGCCGGAACGATGTCCAGTGCAGTCGCCAATGCCATGAGGGATGCTTTTGCAACCGGGGCTTTGTACGGAGTCGTAGCGGCAGTTGCATACCTTCGTACACTTGTGCTGCCTTCGGTAGACGTTAG
- the LOC125771215 gene encoding chymotrypsin-elastase inhibitor ixodidin-like, with product MKFVTSLLAIILTVTFLLFGETVAQDPEPEPEPIVCTDPNEIYDDCGPICGDRTCANQRKNDVVCRRACMEGCFCKGGYVRNKSRKCIPSYMCASMG from the exons ATGAAGTTCGTAACGAGTCTCCTTGCAATCATCCTTACTGTGACGTTCCTGCTCTTTGGTGAAACTGTTGCACAGG ATCCGGAACCCGAACCAGAACCGATCGTATGTACCGATCCGAACGAAATATATGACGATTGTGGTCCTATCTGTGGTGATCGTACCTGTGCTAACCAGCGGAAGAACGACGTGGTTTGCCGACGAGCCTGTATGGAGGGATGCTTCTGCAAAGGTGGTTACGTGCGCAACAAGTCACGAAAGTGCATTCCGTCCTACATGTGCGCATCGATGGGCTAG
- the LOC125771211 gene encoding uncharacterized protein LOC125771211 gives MARYVLGVLFLVGSLNIVAAIPTGSPDAEVTHATAEPIHPEAGQPPTTAEPTPSDFTPAEEEPTPPPIVCTDPREIYNDCGSVCDDRTCDNQRRNDIQCSKQCIEGCYCRSGYVRDKTRKCIPAYRCGKSWW, from the exons ATGGCGCGTTATGTgcttggtgtgttgtttttagTGGGCAGCCTCAATATTGTAGCTGCCATCCCAACTGGAAGTCCTGATGCAGAAGTTACACACG CAACTGCCGAGCCGATACACCCTGAAGCTGGACAACCGCCGACCACTGCCGAACCAACACCATCCGATTTTACACCAGCAGAGGAAGAACCGACACCGCCGCCGATAGTTTGTACGGATCCGCGTGAAATATACAACGACTGTGGATCGGTTTGTGACGATCGTACGTGTGACAATCAGCGTCGCAATGACATACAATGCTCCAAGCAGTGTATTGAGGGTTGCTACTGCCGCAGTGGCTACGTACGGGACAAAACACGCAAGTGTATTCCCGCGTACCGttgtggtaaaagttggtggtga